A single genomic interval of Sulfitobacter pacificus harbors:
- a CDS encoding ABC transporter ATP-binding protein: MNDIILDVRDLVSGYGESQVLDGVSFELRRGETLTLLGRNGVGKTTTLRTLMGMIDATSGSIRFEGQDLTSLNSIQRARLGIGIVPEDRGIFSSLSVEENLLLPPIIFEGGLSLPEIYDLFPNLEERRSSPGTKLSGGEQQMLAIARVLRTGARLILLDEPTEGLAPVIIQRIGEVLRVIRKRGITVILVEQNFRWARKVSDRFLLMDGGQITGEVAVEDVDAKRQQINEALTV, from the coding sequence ATGAATGATATCATACTTGACGTTCGTGATCTGGTCTCCGGCTATGGCGAGAGCCAGGTTCTGGATGGCGTCAGCTTCGAATTGCGCCGCGGAGAAACCCTGACTTTGCTCGGTCGCAATGGCGTGGGAAAAACTACGACCCTGCGGACTCTAATGGGGATGATCGACGCGACCAGCGGCAGCATCCGCTTTGAGGGGCAAGACCTGACGTCGCTGAATTCCATCCAGCGGGCAAGGCTTGGCATCGGCATCGTTCCGGAAGATCGCGGCATCTTTTCCTCGCTGTCTGTCGAAGAAAACCTGCTTCTGCCGCCAATCATCTTCGAAGGTGGTCTTTCGCTGCCGGAAATTTACGACCTTTTCCCGAACCTCGAAGAACGGCGATCCAGCCCCGGCACCAAGCTCTCAGGCGGTGAACAGCAAATGCTTGCAATTGCGCGCGTCCTGCGCACCGGTGCCCGGCTGATCCTTCTCGACGAACCAACCGAAGGGTTGGCACCCGTCATCATTCAGCGCATCGGTGAAGTCCTCCGCGTCATTCGCAAGCGCGGCATCACCGTCATTCTCGTTGAGCAGAATTTTCGGTGGGCGAGGAAGGTCAGCGACCGCTTCCTGTTGATGGATGGCGGACAGATCACAGGCGAGGTCGCAGTCGAGGATGTCGACGCCAAGCGACAGCAAATCAACGAAGCGCTGACGGTTTAG
- a CDS encoding branched-chain amino acid ABC transporter permease, producing the protein METLFGIPTSLLIGQLLLGLINGSFYAMLSIGLAVIFGMLHVINFVHGAFYMLGAFVTWALLSYLGVGYWWALIIAPVVVGFFAVILERLLLRRLNDLDPLYGLLLTFGISLIIEGIFQHFYGSSGRRYAAPDGLRSSIDLGFMVLPSYRGFIVIASLALCVSTWLVIERTRLGSYLRAATENAHLVKAMGINIPLIVTGTYALGAALAAITGVLAVPIYQFSPLMGQNLMIVAFAIVVIGGMGSIRGAIIAGYALGIVEGIAKIVYAPSANTMVFILMAAVLLIEPKRFFWGSK; encoded by the coding sequence ATGGAAACGTTATTTGGAATACCAACTTCGCTGCTGATCGGCCAGCTACTTCTTGGGCTGATCAACGGATCATTCTATGCAATGCTGTCGATCGGCCTGGCCGTCATCTTCGGCATGCTGCATGTGATCAACTTCGTCCACGGTGCCTTCTATATGCTTGGTGCCTTTGTGACGTGGGCGCTCCTATCCTATCTCGGCGTGGGATATTGGTGGGCTCTGATCATTGCCCCAGTCGTCGTCGGCTTTTTTGCTGTCATCCTCGAACGTCTACTGCTCCGGCGGCTCAATGATCTTGACCCGCTTTACGGCCTACTACTCACGTTCGGCATTTCGCTGATCATCGAGGGCATTTTTCAGCATTTCTACGGGTCGTCCGGACGCCGCTATGCCGCGCCGGATGGGTTACGTAGTTCTATTGATCTCGGCTTCATGGTGCTGCCGTCTTATCGCGGATTTATCGTAATCGCCTCTTTGGCCTTGTGTGTGTCGACCTGGCTGGTGATCGAGCGGACGCGACTAGGCTCCTATCTACGTGCAGCGACAGAAAATGCGCACTTGGTCAAGGCCATGGGCATCAATATTCCGCTCATCGTCACCGGGACATACGCTCTCGGAGCAGCACTCGCCGCCATCACAGGCGTTCTCGCGGTACCGATCTATCAGTTCTCACCACTCATGGGGCAAAATCTGATGATTGTGGCATTTGCGATCGTCGTTATCGGCGGCATGGGTTCGATTCGCGGCGCGATCATTGCCGGATATGCGCTTGGCATCGTTGAAGGCATCGCCAAGATCGTCTACGCGCCGTCGGCAAATACAATGGTCTTCATCTTGATGGCAGCAGTGCTGCTGATCGAGCCAAAACGCTTTTTCTGGGGGTCAAAATGA
- a CDS encoding glutathione S-transferase family protein produces the protein MKLWHCFDARSFRALWALEELGMTYELELLDFPPRAREKRIFTVNPLGTVPVLETDQGSMTESSAICEWLAEQQPQSGLGVAVGHPDRPAYLNWLHHADTTLTFPQTIYLRYSYLEEAGRRQPQVADDYRRWFFGRLKLLVSTLESQQFLCANRFTMADICVAYALSLAEDLGIDADLPPLVKDYLARMTGRKGWHRAKTVQVDAAKALGIEPIAPARLIRAAIEKSAG, from the coding sequence GTGAAGTTATGGCATTGCTTTGACGCGCGATCATTTCGTGCGCTTTGGGCGCTTGAAGAATTGGGTATGACCTATGAGCTGGAGCTGCTCGATTTTCCGCCCCGCGCGCGCGAAAAACGGATATTCACCGTCAATCCTCTGGGCACTGTACCCGTTCTGGAAACCGATCAGGGATCGATGACGGAATCCTCGGCCATATGTGAATGGCTGGCCGAACAGCAGCCGCAATCGGGACTGGGCGTTGCGGTCGGACACCCTGACCGACCCGCTTACCTCAACTGGCTGCACCATGCCGACACCACGCTGACATTTCCCCAGACCATCTATCTGCGCTATTCCTATCTGGAAGAAGCCGGACGACGCCAGCCGCAGGTTGCGGACGATTATCGGCGCTGGTTTTTCGGCAGGCTCAAGCTTCTGGTTTCAACCTTGGAGAGCCAGCAGTTTCTCTGCGCCAACCGGTTCACCATGGCCGACATATGTGTCGCCTACGCACTTTCACTTGCCGAGGATTTGGGCATTGATGCGGACCTTCCACCTCTCGTGAAGGACTATCTGGCACGGATGACAGGCCGCAAGGGATGGCACCGCGCCAAGACGGTTCAGGTCGATGCCGCCAAGGCGCTGGGAATAGAGCCGATAGCGCCTGCCAGGTTGATCCGGGCAGCCATTGAAAAATCGGCGGGATAG
- a CDS encoding enoyl-CoA hydratase/isomerase family protein, with protein sequence MEKNSASPIQETRQGFVLTITLSDPDRRNALSDAMVAALMDAFDRAAQDTSLRAVVLRANGSAFCAGADLGATIERLDGSTKGNAAIKRVNSEAGALFARFAELPLCTFAIVHGPAMGGGFGLAACADVVLATPEARFSLSETTLGLLPGQISPYVAARCGTRTAARLALTAARINGAGAKQVGIVDELCDTMEALEMQLTTMLTGVGRCAREANAETKALFRSLALPVSDDFRHHAASAFLARLEHAEGREGVTAFIAKRRTNWVEQP encoded by the coding sequence ATGGAGAAGAACTCGGCCTCCCCGATTCAGGAAACCCGGCAGGGGTTTGTTCTGACGATTACACTGTCTGATCCTGACCGGCGCAACGCGCTTTCGGATGCTATGGTCGCGGCACTCATGGATGCATTTGATCGAGCAGCACAGGATACGAGCCTGCGGGCAGTCGTCCTGCGAGCAAATGGAAGCGCGTTTTGTGCCGGTGCGGATCTCGGCGCGACCATCGAGCGTCTTGATGGCAGCACCAAAGGAAATGCGGCCATCAAGCGCGTCAATTCCGAAGCCGGTGCGCTGTTCGCCAGATTCGCCGAATTACCGCTTTGCACATTCGCAATCGTCCACGGGCCGGCCATGGGCGGAGGTTTCGGCCTTGCCGCCTGTGCCGATGTTGTCCTAGCGACACCAGAGGCGCGCTTTTCCCTGTCGGAAACGACCCTCGGCCTGTTGCCGGGGCAGATTTCGCCCTATGTGGCGGCGCGATGCGGAACCCGCACCGCCGCACGGCTTGCCTTGACCGCCGCCCGCATCAATGGCGCGGGGGCAAAACAGGTCGGCATCGTCGATGAACTGTGTGACACCATGGAAGCATTGGAAATGCAGCTCACAACGATGCTGACCGGCGTGGGACGTTGTGCACGCGAAGCCAATGCGGAAACAAAGGCTCTGTTTCGCAGTTTGGCCCTGCCGGTATCCGACGATTTTCGACATCACGCGGCATCGGCCTTTCTTGCAAGACTTGAACATGCCGAAGGGCGGGAAGGCGTAACCGCATTCATAGCGAAACGACGCACCAACTGGGTAGAGCAGCCATGA
- a CDS encoding TetR family transcriptional regulator, translating to MASGLKEEALEFKKNRILEVAGQLFFQKGFTSTTLDEIAAALSVTKPFIYQFYAAKADLLAAVCLRTTALAADRAKMAREDRGTPSERLERFVRSLAHEVIDGRTFLAVYFREEKHLPAAARQRLQDDHRRFNRALLSLLEEGRALGDFEINDPLVAMEAITGMTTWAFFWFRPDGRLTASQVADELATIAMRVVKS from the coding sequence ATGGCTTCGGGACTCAAGGAAGAAGCGTTGGAATTCAAAAAGAACCGCATTCTGGAAGTTGCGGGCCAACTGTTCTTCCAAAAAGGATTCACCTCCACGACACTGGACGAAATTGCGGCAGCGCTTTCCGTCACCAAACCATTCATCTATCAATTTTACGCCGCGAAGGCGGATCTTCTGGCGGCTGTCTGCCTCAGGACGACGGCTCTTGCAGCCGATCGTGCCAAGATGGCCAGAGAGGATCGCGGCACGCCCTCTGAACGGCTTGAACGATTTGTTCGCAGCCTTGCCCATGAAGTCATCGATGGCCGAACGTTTCTTGCGGTCTATTTTCGGGAAGAAAAGCACCTGCCCGCGGCTGCGCGCCAGCGACTTCAGGACGATCATCGCCGCTTCAACCGCGCTCTGCTGAGCCTTCTGGAAGAGGGCCGCGCCTTGGGTGATTTCGAAATCAATGATCCCCTTGTGGCCATGGAGGCCATAACCGGCATGACGACCTGGGCGTTTTTCTGGTTTCGCCCCGACGGCCGCCTTACAGCCAGTCAGGTTGCCGACGAATTGGCGACCATTGCAATGCGTGTTGTCAAATCGTGA
- a CDS encoding alcohol dehydrogenase, producing MEEPEMRAFTVQNFAHPLEEVDVTTPQPKGTEVVVEVTRCGVCHTDLHLQDGFYDLGGGKRLNLKDRGIVPPLVLGHEIYGKLVAKGPDVSDDQCEIGRYYVVYPWIGCGECEQCLQDHDNLCATPKSLGVARPGGYADQCLIPHPKYLVDVTDLDPSLAATYACSGLTAYSAINKIEIDRENELLVLLGLGGVGMNALNIAVAQGFGRIAVADLDPAKRDFALRAGAHFSFDPGQPEELQTLLSEQGNAAAVVDFVGSTETAASGISMLRKGGIYVIVGLFGGEVTLPLPPLAQRSTVICGSYVGNLAELRELVELAKTGKIAALPVETMPFSKANEALDRLRTGGVNGRLVLAK from the coding sequence ATGGAAGAACCCGAAATGCGCGCTTTCACTGTTCAGAATTTTGCCCATCCGCTCGAAGAGGTCGACGTTACGACACCGCAGCCAAAAGGCACCGAAGTCGTCGTCGAGGTGACCCGATGCGGCGTCTGTCATACGGATCTGCATCTTCAGGACGGGTTTTACGATCTGGGAGGAGGGAAACGCCTCAATCTCAAGGATCGTGGGATCGTTCCACCTTTGGTTCTGGGCCACGAAATCTATGGGAAACTGGTCGCAAAGGGCCCGGACGTTTCTGACGATCAATGCGAAATCGGTCGCTACTACGTAGTGTATCCTTGGATAGGTTGCGGCGAGTGCGAGCAGTGCCTGCAGGACCATGACAATCTCTGCGCCACTCCCAAGTCGCTGGGCGTGGCGCGTCCGGGAGGATACGCGGACCAGTGTTTGATACCGCACCCAAAATACCTCGTCGATGTCACCGACCTCGACCCAAGCCTGGCGGCGACTTATGCCTGTTCCGGCCTGACCGCCTATAGCGCGATCAACAAGATTGAGATCGATCGCGAAAATGAGCTGCTCGTCCTCCTTGGTCTCGGCGGCGTGGGAATGAACGCGTTGAATATCGCCGTGGCCCAGGGGTTCGGGCGCATCGCGGTGGCGGATCTTGATCCGGCCAAACGCGACTTTGCTCTTCGTGCTGGCGCGCATTTCTCGTTCGATCCGGGCCAGCCCGAGGAATTGCAGACGCTTCTGAGCGAACAGGGAAATGCCGCCGCTGTCGTAGATTTTGTCGGGTCTACGGAAACGGCGGCATCCGGAATTTCGATGCTGAGAAAGGGCGGAATATATGTGATCGTCGGCCTGTTCGGAGGCGAAGTCACCTTACCTCTGCCGCCGCTTGCGCAACGCTCTACGGTGATCTGCGGATCTTACGTCGGCAATCTTGCAGAACTCAGGGAACTCGTCGAACTTGCAAAGACCGGAAAGATCGCCGCGTTGCCGGTAGAAACTATGCCGTTTTCAAAAGCTAACGAAGCACTGGATCGTCTGCGTACCGGAGGCGTGAACGGCCGTCTGGTTCTGGCCAAGTAG
- a CDS encoding acetyl/propionyl/methylcrotonyl-CoA carboxylase subunit alpha — protein sequence MTKLEDTQKFNRILIANRGEIACRVIQTARAMGFSTVAICSEADTAARHVTLADAAVEIGPAQASKSYLKIENVIDAAKKSGAQAVHPGYGFLSENAAFADACADAGLVFIGPSSEAMRAMGDKAIAKRRMIDAGVPCVPGYQGDNQEPETFVTEADRIGYPVMVKAAAGGGGRGMRLVHQPADLLAALKAARSEAQNAFGDGTLLIEKAVIEPRHIEIQVFGDQHGNVIHLGERDCSIQRRHQKVVEESPSPAVDPQLRSRMGEAAVQAARAINYVGAGTVEFLLDASGDFYFLEMNTRLQVEHPVTELVTGLDLVAMQLEVAAGGVLPLRQEDVQMTGHAIEVRLYAEDPAKGFLPQTGEVLLWEPSALPGVRTDHGLNERDRVSPFYDPMVAKIIAHGEDREVARRRLMSGLSDTVLFGITTNKSFLLDILADQEFVAGVATTAFIERRFPDGWKDDQISNDVLTVAAVLFCGAGQAPDLRPTWLNAELILRVGDTDHGISARAEDDLWKVLAGDQERTVRFPNANSTDPKEVVVDGMHRQIRVLRQEERLYLELDGRVRMVEDRTYAPAEGLAAGSDGLVRAPMNGLVTFLDVALGEVVEKGRVVAVLEAMKMQHRILAPKAGRIDKVAVEVGSQVATRDVLFEIEELVKAAAP from the coding sequence ATGACCAAACTGGAAGATACGCAAAAATTCAACCGCATCCTGATCGCCAATCGCGGCGAGATCGCGTGCCGCGTCATCCAGACAGCGCGCGCAATGGGTTTTTCTACAGTTGCCATATGCAGCGAAGCCGACACCGCAGCGCGCCACGTGACGCTGGCGGACGCGGCCGTTGAGATTGGGCCTGCTCAGGCCAGCAAATCCTATCTGAAAATCGAAAACGTAATCGATGCAGCCAAGAAAAGCGGTGCCCAGGCCGTGCATCCCGGCTATGGCTTTCTTTCGGAAAATGCTGCCTTTGCCGATGCTTGCGCCGACGCGGGACTGGTCTTTATCGGCCCTTCGTCAGAGGCCATGCGGGCCATGGGTGACAAGGCGATCGCCAAACGCCGGATGATCGATGCTGGCGTCCCTTGCGTTCCGGGCTATCAAGGTGACAATCAGGAGCCAGAGACTTTTGTTACCGAAGCGGATCGCATTGGCTATCCTGTGATGGTAAAGGCAGCGGCAGGCGGTGGCGGACGTGGCATGCGGCTGGTGCACCAACCGGCGGACCTGCTAGCGGCGCTCAAAGCTGCCCGATCCGAAGCACAAAACGCCTTTGGCGATGGGACGCTGCTGATCGAGAAAGCTGTAATCGAGCCGCGACATATCGAAATACAGGTGTTCGGCGATCAGCACGGGAATGTGATCCATCTGGGCGAACGGGACTGCTCGATCCAGCGGCGTCATCAGAAGGTTGTCGAAGAGTCGCCATCGCCTGCTGTCGATCCCCAACTTCGGAGCCGAATGGGTGAAGCAGCCGTACAGGCAGCGCGGGCGATCAATTACGTCGGTGCAGGCACAGTTGAATTTCTACTGGACGCGTCTGGCGATTTCTACTTCCTGGAAATGAACACCCGCCTCCAGGTGGAACACCCCGTCACCGAACTTGTGACCGGTCTCGATCTGGTTGCCATGCAGCTTGAGGTCGCTGCGGGCGGTGTTTTGCCTCTTCGTCAAGAAGATGTCCAGATGACTGGGCATGCCATCGAAGTGCGGCTTTATGCCGAGGATCCGGCAAAGGGATTCCTGCCGCAAACCGGCGAGGTGCTTCTTTGGGAACCCTCGGCACTGCCGGGTGTGCGCACCGATCACGGATTGAATGAACGTGACCGTGTATCGCCCTTTTATGATCCCATGGTCGCCAAGATCATTGCCCATGGCGAGGACCGCGAGGTCGCACGTCGACGGCTGATGTCCGGGCTTTCAGACACGGTACTGTTTGGCATCACGACCAACAAATCGTTCCTTCTCGACATTCTGGCCGACCAGGAGTTTGTCGCAGGTGTCGCTACGACCGCCTTCATCGAACGCCGTTTTCCTGACGGATGGAAGGATGATCAGATATCGAACGATGTTCTGACCGTCGCTGCGGTTCTTTTCTGCGGTGCAGGCCAGGCACCAGATCTGCGCCCGACCTGGCTCAATGCCGAGCTGATCTTGCGGGTTGGCGATACCGACCATGGCATCAGTGCCCGCGCGGAAGATGACCTCTGGAAGGTTCTCGCGGGTGATCAGGAACGTACTGTCCGGTTCCCAAACGCAAACAGCACCGACCCGAAAGAGGTGGTTGTCGATGGCATGCATCGCCAGATCAGGGTGCTCAGGCAAGAAGAGCGCCTTTACCTGGAATTGGACGGCCGGGTGCGAATGGTCGAAGATCGGACCTATGCACCGGCAGAAGGCTTGGCTGCCGGCTCCGACGGTCTGGTCAGGGCGCCGATGAACGGCTTGGTCACCTTCCTGGACGTCGCCCTCGGTGAGGTGGTCGAAAAAGGCCGCGTCGTCGCCGTTCTGGAGGCTATGAAGATGCAGCATCGGATTCTGGCCCCCAAAGCAGGCCGGATAGATAAAGTGGCTGTCGAAGTCGGAAGCCAGGTCGCCACCCGCGATGTGCTGTTCGAGATTGAGGAGTTGGTAAAGGCTGCGGCGCCGTGA
- a CDS encoding ABC transporter ATP-binding protein has protein sequence MSADNGGIAAAPRYVLEAKGLCRSFGGFRAVDALNLSVVEGSVHALIGPNGAGKTTVFNLLTKFLPASAGAIYFRGRDITKIGPADVARLGIVRSFQISATFGQLTTFENVRIALQSKNGLGWQFWRSRETLSVLNERTWELLEMVGLAYAASTIANELPYGRKRALELATTLALEPDVMLLDEPMAGLAHTDIPEISRLIDRARAGRTVLMVEHNLDVVEEICDSVTVLQRGRTLCEGSYSEVSADPSVREAYMGLEDDE, from the coding sequence ATGAGCGCTGATAACGGCGGTATAGCCGCTGCACCCCGATACGTCCTGGAGGCGAAGGGCCTTTGCCGGTCTTTCGGAGGGTTCAGGGCAGTCGACGCGTTGAACCTTTCGGTTGTGGAGGGATCCGTACATGCCCTGATCGGACCCAACGGGGCGGGCAAGACGACCGTATTCAATCTGCTGACGAAATTTCTGCCCGCGAGTGCGGGTGCCATTTATTTCCGAGGCAGGGATATAACAAAAATTGGTCCCGCAGATGTCGCCCGGTTGGGGATCGTACGTTCGTTTCAGATTTCCGCCACGTTCGGACAGTTGACCACGTTCGAAAATGTCAGGATCGCGCTGCAGAGCAAGAACGGCCTAGGATGGCAATTCTGGCGGTCGCGGGAAACGCTTTCGGTGCTGAACGAACGCACCTGGGAGCTTCTGGAAATGGTGGGGCTGGCATATGCGGCTTCCACGATTGCAAACGAGCTGCCTTACGGCCGAAAGCGCGCACTCGAACTGGCAACGACGCTCGCTTTGGAGCCGGATGTCATGCTTCTTGACGAGCCGATGGCCGGTCTCGCCCATACCGACATACCGGAAATCTCTCGACTGATCGATCGTGCACGCGCCGGTCGCACCGTGCTCATGGTCGAACACAATCTCGATGTCGTCGAAGAAATCTGCGACTCGGTGACGGTTCTCCAGAGAGGGCGCACCCTGTGTGAAGGCAGTTATTCCGAGGTCAGCGCCGATCCTAGTGTTCGCGAAGCTTATATGGGGCTCGAAGACGATGAATGA
- a CDS encoding branched-chain amino acid ABC transporter permease has product MTETKTNTEELAVPSNRTLKSVGGINTQFAVALLLMVIIVAPWVAYPIFVMKVMCFGLFAAAFNLLIGQVGLLSFGHAAFFGGASYVTAYTLKTWDLTPELAVLTGTAFAGLSGLVMGWVAIRRQGIYFAMVTLAIAQMFYFFCVQFSATGGENGIQAVPRGNAFSLIDLTQPAALYAFVSSVFVIGLAIIWRVVNSPFGATLAAIRDNEDRAISLGYRTSRYKLGAFVISAALAGLAGATKAVVFQVAALTDVAWHMSGEVILMTLVGGIGTFFGPVVGALVIVALQNYIAGYAIPISVVTGTIFVACVLVFRRGIIGEMLYRIGNNRKN; this is encoded by the coding sequence ATGACTGAAACAAAAACAAACACAGAGGAACTGGCGGTGCCGTCCAACCGAACACTTAAATCCGTCGGTGGGATCAACACACAGTTCGCCGTGGCGCTTCTGCTGATGGTCATCATTGTCGCCCCTTGGGTCGCCTATCCGATTTTTGTCATGAAAGTCATGTGTTTTGGCCTTTTCGCAGCGGCGTTCAATCTGTTGATCGGGCAAGTCGGCCTTTTGTCGTTCGGCCATGCGGCATTCTTTGGCGGCGCATCCTATGTGACCGCCTACACCCTTAAAACATGGGATCTGACACCCGAGCTGGCCGTTTTGACGGGCACGGCATTTGCGGGTTTGTCAGGCCTCGTGATGGGATGGGTGGCAATCCGCCGGCAGGGCATTTACTTTGCCATGGTCACTTTGGCGATCGCGCAGATGTTCTATTTCTTCTGCGTTCAGTTCAGTGCAACCGGCGGCGAGAACGGTATTCAGGCAGTGCCGCGCGGCAATGCCTTCAGTTTGATCGATCTAACCCAACCTGCGGCGCTCTATGCCTTCGTCTCAAGCGTGTTTGTCATCGGCCTGGCCATCATCTGGCGGGTTGTCAACTCGCCATTCGGCGCGACGTTGGCAGCGATACGAGACAATGAAGACCGCGCCATTTCACTTGGCTATCGGACTTCGCGCTACAAATTGGGTGCGTTTGTGATTTCGGCTGCTTTGGCAGGTCTCGCCGGCGCGACCAAGGCGGTGGTGTTTCAGGTCGCGGCCCTGACCGATGTTGCATGGCATATGTCAGGCGAAGTCATCCTGATGACGCTCGTCGGGGGAATTGGCACATTCTTTGGCCCGGTGGTAGGCGCGCTCGTCATCGTCGCCTTGCAGAACTACATCGCTGGCTACGCGATCCCGATCTCGGTTGTTACCGGTACAATCTTCGTCGCATGTGTTCTCGTTTTCAGGCGCGGCATTATCGGCGAGATGCTGTACCGCATAGGGAATAACCGCAAAAATTGA
- a CDS encoding acyl-CoA carboxylase subunit beta, which translates to MTVLDAAAPRNSKEIKVNRDAHLALLNNIRALEEKVVQNSARATERMRKRGQLLPRERVSLLLDRNTEFLELSTLCGIGMHDDDGVDKVLGAGVIAGIGEISGRRVMVMANDAGIAGGAMHPMGIQKIVRAQEIALKNRLPYIQLVESAGANLALQAELFVEGGRQFANLARLSAAGIPVIAVVHGSSTAGGAYQPGMSDYVITVRGRSKIFLAGPPLLRAATGEIAEDEVLGGAEMHANITGLAEYMAENDRDALRLARELVMTVVPAVTVPQKTARAPLRPSDDIFAIAQADYREPYDLRQVIARVVDGSQFLEFKAGFGVATLCGHASIGGHEIGIIGNNGPIDSAGANKAAHFILSCCQSGTPIVFLQNTTGFMVGTDAEASGIVKHGSKLIQAVTNATVPKLTIQMGGAFGAGAYAMCGRAFDPSFIFSWPTNRLAVMGGEQAAKVMTIVAEDSARARNTEPDYPKMEARASAIRASYDHESTALFATARLWDDGIIDPRDTRAVLLHCLETIALGQERTLNPSTFGTARY; encoded by the coding sequence ATGACAGTTTTGGACGCTGCCGCCCCGCGCAATTCCAAGGAAATAAAAGTAAACCGGGATGCCCATCTCGCGCTCCTGAACAATATCAGAGCGCTCGAGGAAAAGGTCGTCCAGAATTCCGCAAGGGCGACAGAGCGCATGCGCAAGCGGGGGCAATTGCTGCCGCGCGAACGCGTCTCGCTCTTGCTCGACCGCAACACCGAATTTTTGGAACTGTCGACCCTGTGCGGCATTGGCATGCATGATGACGACGGCGTCGATAAGGTGCTCGGTGCTGGTGTGATTGCCGGTATCGGCGAAATATCCGGCCGCCGTGTGATGGTCATGGCCAACGATGCCGGCATTGCAGGTGGCGCCATGCACCCCATGGGCATCCAAAAGATCGTCCGGGCGCAGGAGATCGCCCTTAAAAACCGGCTGCCTTACATTCAATTGGTCGAGAGCGCTGGTGCAAATCTGGCGCTTCAGGCTGAACTCTTTGTCGAGGGCGGGAGGCAGTTCGCCAATCTTGCCCGGCTTTCTGCAGCGGGGATACCGGTGATTGCCGTCGTTCATGGTTCCTCCACAGCAGGCGGAGCCTATCAGCCTGGAATGTCGGATTACGTGATTACGGTACGTGGTCGCTCGAAGATCTTTCTTGCCGGGCCACCGCTGCTACGCGCCGCAACGGGCGAAATTGCCGAAGACGAGGTTCTGGGCGGTGCCGAGATGCACGCCAATATCACCGGACTTGCCGAATATATGGCGGAAAACGATCGTGATGCGCTTCGACTGGCGCGCGAACTGGTCATGACGGTCGTCCCGGCAGTGACCGTTCCACAAAAGACCGCCCGTGCCCCCCTTCGGCCCAGCGACGACATTTTCGCCATTGCGCAAGCGGACTACCGCGAGCCCTATGATTTGCGTCAGGTTATCGCAAGGGTCGTCGACGGATCGCAGTTTCTGGAATTCAAGGCCGGTTTCGGTGTCGCGACCCTGTGCGGCCACGCGTCCATCGGGGGGCACGAGATCGGTATTATCGGCAATAATGGCCCGATCGATTCCGCTGGCGCCAACAAGGCGGCGCATTTTATCCTGTCCTGCTGCCAGTCAGGTACACCGATTGTTTTCCTGCAGAACACCACCGGCTTTATGGTCGGCACGGATGCAGAGGCTTCGGGAATCGTCAAGCACGGGTCAAAGCTCATTCAGGCCGTGACCAATGCCACAGTTCCAAAACTGACCATCCAGATGGGCGGCGCATTTGGCGCGGGCGCCTACGCCATGTGCGGCCGGGCATTCGATCCCAGTTTCATCTTTTCGTGGCCTACGAACAGGCTTGCCGTTATGGGTGGCGAACAGGCTGCCAAGGTCATGACGATCGTGGCGGAAGATTCCGCTCGCGCGCGGAACACCGAACCAGATTATCCGAAGATGGAAGCACGCGCCAGCGCGATCCGTGCCAGTTACGATCACGAATCCACCGCCTTGTTCGCCACCGCGCGCCTTTGGGACGACGGCATCATCGACCCTCGTGATACCCGCGCCGTGCTTCTCCATTGCCTCGAAACGATTGCCCTGGGGCAGGAACGGACCCTCAATCCATCGACCTTCGGTACGGCGAGGTACTGA